Proteins from a genomic interval of Panthera uncia isolate 11264 chromosome C1 unlocalized genomic scaffold, Puncia_PCG_1.0 HiC_scaffold_4, whole genome shotgun sequence:
- the COL9A2 gene encoding collagen alpha-2(IX) chain, with protein sequence MAAAAAPRSLLVLLQVLVLALAQIRGPPGEPGPPGPPGPPGVPGSDGIDGDKGPPGKAGPPGPKGEPGKAGPDGPDGKPGIDGLTGAKGEPGPMGIPGVKGQPGLPGPPGLPGPGFAGPPGPPGPVGLPGEIGITGPKGDPGPEGPPGPPGPPGKPGRPGTIQGLEGSADFLCPTNCPAGVKGPPGLQGVKGHPGKRGVLGDSGRQGRPGPKGDVGASGEQGIPGPPGPQGIRGYPGMEGPKGETGPRGYKGMVGSIGAAGSPGEEGPRGPPGRAGEKGDVGSQGVRGPQGITGPKGATGPPGIDGKDGTPGTPGMKGSAGQAGRPGNQGHQGLAGVPGQPGTKGGPGDKGEPGQQGLPGFSGPPGKEGEPGPQGEIGPRGIMGQKGDQGERGPVGQPGPQGRQGPKGEQGPPGIPGPQGLPGIKGDKGSPGKTGPRGGVGDRGVAGLPGEKGEKGESGEPGPKGQQGVRGEPGYPGPSGDAGAPGVQGYPGPPGPRGLAGDRGVPGLPGRQGVAGRDASDQHIVAVMMKMMQEQLAEVAVSAKREALGAVGMMGPPGPPGPPGYPGKQGPHGHPGPRGVPGIVGAVGQIGNTGPKGKRGEKGDRGEMGRGHPGMPGPPGIPGLPGRPGQAINGKDGARGSPGAPGEAGRPGLPGPMGLPGFCEPAACLGASAYASARLTEPGSIKGP encoded by the exons ATGGCCGCCGCGGCCGCCCCCCGCAGCCTCCTGGTGCTCCTCCAGGTGCTCGTGCTCGCCCTGGCGCAGATC AGAGGCCCGCCCGGAGAACCTGGGCCCCCGGGCCCCCCAGGGCCGCCGGGAGTGCCTGGATCCGACGGCATCGAC GGTGACAAGGGGCCCCCTGGGAAAGCTGGGCCTCCG GGACCTAAGGGAGAACCTGGCAAAGCGGGGCCAGATGGGCCGGACGGGAAGCCTGGGATTGAT GGTCTAACTGGAGCCAAGGGGGAGCCTGGCCCCATGGGGATCCCTGGAGTCAAG GGCCAGCCCGGCCTCCCAGGTCCCCCTGGCCTGCCA GGCCCTGGCTTTGCTGGACCTCCT GGACCACCTGGACCTGTTGGCCTCCCTGGTGAGATTGGAATCACAGGCCCCAAG GGGGATCCTGGACCAGAGGGGCCACCAGGGCCCCCGGGGCCACCTGGCAAACCG GGCCGCCCAGGAACCATCCAGGGTCTGGAAGGCAGTGCGGATTTCTTG TGTCCAACCAACTGTCCGGCGGGTGTGAAAGGCCCCCCAGGGCTGCAGGGAGTGAAG gGGCATCCTGGCAAACGTGGGGTTCTGGGAGATTCTGGCCGCCAGGGGAGGCCC GGTCCCAAGGGAGACGTGGGTGCCTCTGGAGAGCAAGGCATCCCTGGACCACCG GGTCCCCAGGGCATCAGGGGCTACCCAGGCATGGAGGGACCCAAAGGAGAGACG GGTCCTCGTGGGTACAAAGGCATGGTGGGCTCCATTGGTGCTGCTGGGTCACCA GGTGAGGAAGGTCCACGGGGGCCGCCAGGCCGAGCCGGGGAGAAGGGCGATGTG GGCAGCCAAGGTGTTCGAGGACCCCAGGGAATAACAGGCCCGAAGGGAGCAACC GGCCCCCCAGGCATCGACGGCAAGGATGGGACCCCAGGCACACCTGGCATGAAG ggCAGTGCAGGACAGGCGGGGCGGCCAGGAAACCAAGGGCACCAGGGCCTGGCG GGTGTGCCGGGCCAGCCTGGGACAAAAGGAGGCCCTGGAGACAAG GGGGAGCCAGGCCAGCAGGGCCTCCCTGGATTCTCTGGTCCTCCTGGGAAGGAG GGAGAGCCAGGACCTCAAGGAGAAATCGGACCCCGAGGCATCATGGGGCAGAAG GGTGACCAGGGTGAGAGGGGGCCGGTGGGGCAGCCAGGCCCTCAAGGACGGCAG GGACCCAAGGGGGAGCAGGGGCCTCCCGGAATTCCAGGGCCTCAAGGCTTGCCAGGCATCAAGGGAGACAAG GGCTCCCCAGGGAAGACCGGACCCCGCGGCGGCGTG GGCGACCGGGGGGTGGCCGGTCTCCCGGGAGAGAAAGGCGAGAAG GGCGAGTCTGGCGAGCCGGGGCCCAAGGGACAG CAAGGAGTCCGCGGAGAACCCGGCTACCCGGGCCCCAGCGGGGATGCGGGCGCCCCGGGGGTGCAGGGCTACCCCGGGCCCCCCGGCCCTCGAGGACTAGCTGGAGACCGAGGCGTGCCGGGACTGCCGGGGAGACAGGGCGTGGCG GGCCGAGATGCCAGTGACCAGCACATCGTGGcggtgatgatgaagatgatgcaAG agCAACTGGCAGAGGTCGCTGTGAGTGCCAAGAGGGAGGCCCTGGGTGCGGTCGGGATGATGGGTCCCCCAGGACCCCCTGGGCCTCCTGGGTACCCAGGCAAGCAGGGACCCCACGGGCATCCTGGCCCTCGGGGTGTTCCTGGCATCGTGGGAGCCGTGGGTCAGATTGGCAATACAGGGCCCAAGG GAAAACGCGGCGAGAAGGGTGACCGGGGAGAGATGGGACGTGGGCATCCCGGGATGCCCGGGCCCCCGGGGATCCCAG GACTCCCTGGCCGGCCCGGCCAAGCAATCAACGGCAAAGATGGAGCTCGAGGATCCCCAGGGGCCCCGGGAGAAGCAGGCCGACCAGGCCTGCCAGGCCCCATGGGGCTGCCAGGCTTCTGTGAGCCTGCGGCCTGCCTTGGAGCCTCGGCCTATGCCTCTGCACGCCTCACAGAACCTGGATCCATCAAAGGGCCATGA